The following are from one region of the Leptospira terpstrae serovar Hualin str. LT 11-33 = ATCC 700639 genome:
- a CDS encoding synaptic vesicle VAT-1 family membrane protein: MLREVYRIEKTGSIDHLHRKKELLRPPEGDEVTIEVKAIGLNFADVFSIYGLYSATPKGSFIPGLEFAGKIVKIGPNVKDFEVGDSVFGATRFGAYTTHLNISEKTVFALPKGWSMQDGAAFVVQALTAYYALVPLGQVKEGDHVLIHSAAGGVGIMAGHIAKKKKAIPIGLVGDSVKFSILKEVGYDYFLTRSPNFKQEMKKILSEHPLKIVLECLGGRYFHDSYDLMAPMGRLVTYGSANFTPSHSFRNWLSIAYSYLSRPKIDPLSMISDNKSVMGFNLIWLWNEIDELRKHFSDLMMLSLPKQTIGHEFAFEKIHDALRTFQSGQTIGKIVINVP, from the coding sequence ATGTTAAGAGAAGTCTATCGCATCGAAAAAACCGGATCTATTGATCACCTCCATCGGAAAAAAGAACTCTTAAGACCACCGGAAGGTGATGAAGTTACCATAGAAGTGAAAGCGATTGGCCTTAACTTCGCTGATGTATTTTCGATTTATGGTTTGTACTCAGCAACTCCTAAAGGAAGTTTCATTCCTGGTTTAGAATTTGCAGGAAAAATCGTTAAAATAGGCCCAAATGTTAAGGATTTTGAGGTCGGAGATTCAGTGTTTGGTGCAACAAGGTTCGGTGCATACACAACTCATCTTAACATTTCAGAAAAAACAGTTTTTGCTCTTCCTAAAGGTTGGTCGATGCAAGATGGTGCAGCATTTGTTGTACAAGCACTCACTGCATACTATGCTCTTGTTCCACTCGGACAAGTGAAAGAAGGAGATCATGTCCTAATCCATAGTGCTGCAGGTGGTGTAGGTATCATGGCAGGACACATTGCGAAGAAAAAAAAAGCAATCCCAATCGGACTTGTAGGTGATTCCGTTAAGTTTTCGATCTTAAAAGAGGTTGGTTATGATTATTTTCTCACAAGGTCTCCTAATTTTAAACAAGAGATGAAGAAAATATTATCAGAACATCCATTAAAAATAGTTTTAGAATGTTTAGGTGGTCGTTATTTTCACGACAGTTATGATCTTATGGCACCAATGGGAAGACTTGTTACTTATGGTAGTGCGAACTTCACACCATCACATTCATTCCGAAATTGGCTTTCAATCGCATATTCTTACCTCTCACGACCAAAAATTGATCCATTATCCATGATTTCAGACAATAAATCAGTGATGGGATTCAATTTAATATGGTTGTGGAATGAAATTGATGAATTACGAAAACATTTTTCCGATTTAATGATGTTATCATTACCAAAACAAACCATCGGACATGAGTTTGCGTTCGAAAAAATACACGATGCACTCCGTACATTTCAATCGGGACAAACAATTGGTAAGATAGTTATCAATGTTCCGTAG